The Lacerta agilis isolate rLacAgi1 chromosome 5, rLacAgi1.pri, whole genome shotgun sequence genome has a segment encoding these proteins:
- the LOC117047329 gene encoding uncharacterized protein LOC117047329, which yields MNVSTTETQANKSDLIQTLVVVKGGLYLANFIFITALTILIIKTVRQNSKMVKEVRYFLLCHHLLCCSLYCCSGMVSNAIQKFKVQRFWIWITFGVQTAIAETVLGTLALMAINTCLAVCWPLRYLAFVHLVKRKAIACVWIGAILKSACLIIVERSEGDPWNIYEAELSCPSILGGVFAKITGMLLILLLAAVMVTGYFLLWREGKLSGHFSCSNKKARKTVIIHGVQMSLHILPLLIFTAIGKGSEHVQIKFGAFVVFLFAQSFSPVVYGLRNKELLDKICIRRERNQYSNYLVKYNNYPPQLQVVEGSANGWTTSRCSAETLSSHH from the coding sequence ATGAATGTGTCCACGACTGAAACTCAAGCAAACAAATCAGATTTAATACAAACGCTAGTAGTTGTAAAAGGAGGCCTTTATTTGGCTAACTTCATTTTCATAACTGCGTTGACTATATTAATAATCAAGACTGTGAGACAGAACTCTAAAATGGTGAAGGAAGTGAGATACTTCCTCCTGTGCCATCATCTTCTCTGTTGCTCTTTATACTGTTGCTCTGGCATGGTGTCCAACGCGATACAAAAATTTAAAGTACAACGATTCTGGATCTGGATCACCTTTGGAGTACAAACAGCAATTGCAGAAACGGTGCTGGGAACGCTGGCTTTGATGGCAATTAACACTTGCTTAGCAGTTTGCTGGCCTTTGAGATACCTGGCCTTTGTACACTTGGTGAAACGCAAAGCTATAGCTTGTGTTTGGATCGGAGCAATCCTCAAATCTGcgtgcttgatcattgtggaacGTTCAGAAGGAGATCCGTGGAACATATATGAAGCAGAGCTCTCTTGCCCAAGTATCCTGGGTGGTGTTTTTGCCAAAATAACCGGAATGCTTCTCATTTTGCTTCTTGCAGCCGTCATGGTAACTGGTTATTTTCTCCTATGGAGAGAAGGAAAGCTCAGCGGTCATTTTAGCTGTTCAAATAAGAAGGCCAGAAAAACAGTCATTATTCATGGTGTACAAATGAGCTTACATATTCTTCCACTCTTAATCTTCACAGCCATCGGGAAAGGATCAGAACATGTTCAGATAAAATTTGGAgcttttgttgttttcttattTGCACAAAGCTTCAGCCCTGTGGTTTATGGGCTGCGGAACAAAGAACTTCTGGACAAGATATGTATCAGACGAGAAAGAAATCAATACAGTAACTACTTGGTAAAGTACAATAACTACCCACCGCAACTTCAGGTGGTAGAAGGTTCAGCAAATGGATGGACCACTTCTCGGTGTAGTGCAGAAACACTTTCAAGTCACCATTAG